AAGCACGGACGACGCGATCTCGGAGGCGACGACAGACGTGGGGGCGACAGAAGCGGAGACGACGAGCACCGGAGAGGAGGAACGCGGGCATGTTTCTTGAGAGCGTCGCCTTCATCCTGGGAACGACCCTCATGTACGCCACGCCGCTTCTCTACGCGGCGCTCGGGGGCACCGTCTCGGAAAACGCGGGGGTGGTGAACATCGGCCTGGAGGGGATGATGACCTTCGGTGCCTTCGTGGGGGCCGCGGTGGGCTATTTCCTTCAGGACGCGTGGCTGGGTTTCGTCGCCGCGGGGGTCGCGGGGGGACTTTTGGCCCTGCTTCATGCCGTGGCCTGTGTGACCTTCAAGGCGAACCAGGTGGTCTCGGGCATCGCTCTGAACTTCATCGGCCCCGGCATCTCCTTGTTCTGCTCGCGGCTTCTCTTCGACGGGGCCACCCAGACGCTTGCCCTTCCGCTGGACGCCAAGATTTCACGCCCGCTGAACGGCGTTTTTCCCCAGAACGGCTTCTGGGACATGGTCCTCAATCAGTATGCCACGGTCTACGTGGGATTTTTCCTGGCGGGAGTGCTCTGGTTCGTGCTCTATCGCACCCGTCTTGGGCTGCGGCTCCGCGCCGTGGGGGAGCATCCGAGGGCGGCGGACACCCTGGGTATCGACGTGGACCGCCTCAAGTACCTCGCGGTCGTCTCCGGCGGCGTGCTGGCGGGATTCGGCGGGGCCGCCATGAGCGTCGCCGTGGTCTCCCGCTTCAGCGCCACCCTCATCTGCGGACAGGGATTCATCGCGTTGGCGGCGATGATCTTCGGCAAATGGAAACCCCAGGGAGCGGCGGCGGCGTGTCTGCTCTTCGGCGCGGCCCAGGGACTGGTAGTCTTCATGGGACGGGCGGACATGCAGCGTCTCTTGCCCGTCCCCTCCCAGCTCCTGGCCATGATTCCCTTCATCCTCACCCTTGCGATCCTCGTGGGGTTTGTGGGCAAGGCGGTAGCCCCCGCCGCGGATGGCATTCCCTACGAGAAGGACGCCGCCTGAGGCGGGGGTGCGCAGCCGGATTCGTTCAGCGCTCTTCCTGTGGTCCCGAAAGACGGCGGTCGATCTCCCGGATCAGTTCCTCCCGGGTGGGAACGAGGTTGTCGAAGACGATTTCGTTGTTGATGAGCAGCGTGGGGAGGGTGGAGACCCCCAGTTTCTGGGTGCGGCGGATTCCCGCGAGGCTCTTGATGAGCGTCTCCCGCCAGAGAAGCCGCTTTCCGTAGTGTTTTTCCACGCTCCGCACGGCCTCGCACATGTACTGGCAGGGAGCGCACCCCTCGGAATCGAGGGTGACGATCTCGATGAAAACTCTTCCGGGGACGATCTCCACCGGCTGTAGCTCCTCTCCGCTCTCGTCCGCGGCGCTCAGGGCCTGTTCGAGGGAGACGAATCCCGCCGTTTCCTGGGGGAGTTCGCCGAAGCGGACGAACCGTCCCACCGCCTCCAGATTGTACAGGGGCGTGTGAAAGGGAAGGTCGCAGCCGGGGGAGAGAATGTAGCCTTCCTTGCCGCCGATGTCGAGCCGCGTCGCCGCATCCCGGGCGCATTCGAGGGGCGAGCCGAAGAGCAGCGTCGTGGTGAGGGGCATGTTTCCCTCGAAGCTCACGTGGTGCTTTTTCGCCAGGTTCCGCACCAGCGCCAGGTCAACCTGTTCATCGAAGGCGACGGCATGGGGACCGCACTGCATCATGAGTTCGATGTTCTTTGTCGCGTCGCCGCAACAGAAGAGCGAGGCGATGCCGCCTTTCTCCCGGATGGTGGCGATAACCGGCTCCAGGCAGGGGGCGACGAACTTCCGGAAGTGGCGGGGAGAGATCTGGCTCGTCATGGGGTCCACGATGGCCACCACGGGTGATCCCGTCTCGAGATACCACGCTGCGAGGCGGCAGGATGTGTCGCTGCAGAAGCGGAGGACTTCCTGGGCGTACTCGGGGTTTTCGATGAGATCCGTGAGAAAGGACTGTCCCGCCAGATGGAGCGCCAGCGTGAAGGGACCGCAGAGAAGGGAGAAGACCGCGAGCTGGTCTCCGATGGTGCGGACGAGTTCCCGGGTTGCCTCAAGACACAGGGGAATACGTCCCTGGTCCTTGGCGAGGGCGGGCAGGTCCGCCAGGGCCTTCCCCTCCTCCAGGATGTGGGAGGCCACGGCGGGAGGATTGTTCGGAGACCACTTGAGGCGGCATCCCAGCACTTCCGCCTCCACCTGGAGATCGAAGACGGAGCAGACGCCGTCGGCGAGGGTGCGCTCCGCCGCAAGGGTCACTCCCCGAACGATGGAGGAGGCGTCTTGAAGATAGGTCGTCGCGTCCTGTTCGAGAAGCCGAGCCGAATGGACCCCCGTGAAAGGGACCCAGGGGGTGCGTTCCACCGGTTCGAAGTGCAATGCCCGCAACACGAGTTCTTTTCCCGTCGTCATCATGTCTTCTCCTCTCTGGTGTTGTCACAGGGTTCCTCCGGTTCGGATGTTTCACCCTCCACCTGGCGCCAAAGGCAGGTTTCGTAGCGTGCGCATCTCCGGCAGAGCGTGGCGGGATGTTTTTTGCCCGCGAAGTCCCCCACGCCGAGGAGGAACGACCCCGACATGAGGGGGCGGAGCATGGCTCCCTCGGTAATGGTGATGCCCAGGCGGTCGCCCCCCGCGAGACGGAGCAGCGCCTCTTGTCCTTCCACGGACCACCCCGGCGCCGAGCCAGGGAGGATGGTTGGAGAGAGAGTGCGGCCCTCTCCGGCGGCGCGGTCCTTGGCGAGGCGCCGCAGCGCTGCGGCGACGCTCTCCAGGGCGAGCACTCCCGCGGCGTCGAGAAAGTAGGCCCGGAGGAGATCGCCCTCGGCCTGGAAGGCGGCGAGCCGCCTCTCCAGTTCCGGCCCGATGGTGGTGACGGCGGCGAAGACATAGGCCGCTCCGTCAAGATAGGTGGCGCTCTCCCCGAGAACGAGGGAGAGGCGGGGTGCCCCGTCGTTGTCCGCAGATTCTTCCGTCCGTTCCGGAAAGGGAGGTTCTCCGCATTTCGGAGGAGCGGCATCGCTTTTGTCGTCGCGGAGGTCCGCAAGGGGGCGCGCACAGAGCGTCACCGTTCCCGTGTCGTTTGCCACGTCCTCCAGGGCGTAGCGCTCCCAGGCTGCGGCAGGAGCGGCGCAGGTGAGAGCGAGGGCGCGCATCTCCTCCGCGAGCGGGCGGAACTTCTCCTGTCGCTCCGGAGAGAACCGTCGGAGGCTTCCGGAAGAGGGCTCTCCGGCTCCTGAGAACGATGCGCCGCGTGATGCGTTGCGCGCTCCCCCGGCGATGCGGAGGATCGCCTCGGCGGTGAAGGTCAGGGGAATGTGCCGCAGAACCGGCATGAAAACGCCTCCTTTCCCGAAAAGAGGTGAGGACTTCTCCAAAAAACGAACGGGTCGCAGTCCCTCGCCGCGGTATCGCAGCGGAATTCAGGCGAGGGGGAGAAAGCGCACGAAGGTATCCTGGAAGCGGGGATGTCCCCCCAGGTCCACGTGGTCCGTCGCCGCGGCGAGGCGGCACGCCTCGTTCCAAAGAGGATCTCCGCCGAGGAGGACCAGGCGGCACCCCTCCCCCGCGCCGCCGCCGAGGGGCGTGATGCGCTCCGCCGTCTCGGGAGGAAGGAGTCCCGTGGCGACCAGGGATTCGGGCTTCAGGGAGCTGCCGAAGGCTCCCGCAGCGATGCACTCCTCCAGGTCGCTCCATGCGCCCCCCACTTTTTCCAGGAGCAGCTCCGCTCCGGCCCGGACAGCGCCCTTGGCGAGCTGAAACTCCCGGATGTCCTTTTGGGTGAGCCGCACTCCCTTCGCCAGCTCGATGCCCCGGTTG
Above is a genomic segment from Aminiphilus circumscriptus DSM 16581 containing:
- a CDS encoding ABC transporter permease translates to MFLESVAFILGTTLMYATPLLYAALGGTVSENAGVVNIGLEGMMTFGAFVGAAVGYFLQDAWLGFVAAGVAGGLLALLHAVACVTFKANQVVSGIALNFIGPGISLFCSRLLFDGATQTLALPLDAKISRPLNGVFPQNGFWDMVLNQYATVYVGFFLAGVLWFVLYRTRLGLRLRAVGEHPRAADTLGIDVDRLKYLAVVSGGVLAGFGGAAMSVAVVSRFSATLICGQGFIALAAMIFGKWKPQGAAAACLLFGAAQGLVVFMGRADMQRLLPVPSQLLAMIPFILTLAILVGFVGKAVAPAADGIPYEKDAA
- a CDS encoding uroporphyrinogen decarboxylase family protein — its product is MMTTGKELVLRALHFEPVERTPWVPFTGVHSARLLEQDATTYLQDASSIVRGVTLAAERTLADGVCSVFDLQVEAEVLGCRLKWSPNNPPAVASHILEEGKALADLPALAKDQGRIPLCLEATRELVRTIGDQLAVFSLLCGPFTLALHLAGQSFLTDLIENPEYAQEVLRFCSDTSCRLAAWYLETGSPVVAIVDPMTSQISPRHFRKFVAPCLEPVIATIREKGGIASLFCCGDATKNIELMMQCGPHAVAFDEQVDLALVRNLAKKHHVSFEGNMPLTTTLLFGSPLECARDAATRLDIGGKEGYILSPGCDLPFHTPLYNLEAVGRFVRFGELPQETAGFVSLEQALSAADESGEELQPVEIVPGRVFIEIVTLDSEGCAPCQYMCEAVRSVEKHYGKRLLWRETLIKSLAGIRRTQKLGVSTLPTLLINNEIVFDNLVPTREELIREIDRRLSGPQEER